One stretch of Niallia sp. XMNu-256 DNA includes these proteins:
- a CDS encoding ABC transporter ATP-binding protein — MNDITLSVKNLRKTIGRKEIIKGLNFELRRGEVFGFLGPNGAGKTTTIRMLTGLIKPTKGTISICGYDVRKDFTNAMQHLGCIVENPELYPFLSGWNNLLHFANMLQNVTEKDIKETVDFVGLDKRIHDKVKTYSLGMRQRLGIAQALLNRPQVLILDEPTNGLDPAGIREMREFIRNLAESEGLSVLVSSHLLSEIQLLCDRVAIMKNGEIIQVDSVENLLTKQERIVWRVSPLSTGKQILERYTDVIVDGETLITSYHEKKAAEWSKTLIEEGVSIFEMNRKVLVLEELFLQLTGGESHD; from the coding sequence ATGAATGATATAACTCTTTCTGTTAAAAATTTACGCAAAACTATCGGCCGGAAGGAAATTATTAAAGGCTTAAATTTTGAGTTAAGAAGAGGAGAAGTATTTGGCTTTCTTGGACCAAATGGAGCTGGAAAAACAACAACAATCCGGATGCTAACAGGACTTATAAAGCCGACAAAAGGAACGATTTCGATCTGTGGATACGATGTGCGAAAAGACTTTACGAATGCGATGCAACATTTAGGTTGCATTGTTGAGAATCCAGAACTGTATCCCTTTCTGTCTGGTTGGAATAACCTTTTACACTTTGCCAATATGCTGCAAAACGTAACAGAGAAGGATATAAAAGAAACGGTTGATTTTGTGGGGCTTGATAAACGAATTCACGATAAAGTAAAAACTTATTCTCTAGGCATGCGCCAAAGACTTGGCATTGCTCAAGCGCTGCTGAATCGTCCACAAGTCTTGATTTTAGATGAGCCTACGAATGGTCTTGATCCTGCAGGGATACGGGAGATGCGTGAATTCATCCGAAACCTGGCAGAGAGCGAAGGATTAAGTGTCCTCGTCTCTAGTCATCTGTTAAGTGAAATTCAACTTCTATGCGACCGTGTCGCTATTATGAAAAATGGCGAGATTATTCAAGTCGATTCTGTAGAAAACTTACTGACTAAACAGGAAAGGATTGTTTGGCGAGTTTCTCCCTTATCAACGGGTAAACAAATTTTGGAAAGGTACACAGATGTTATCGTCGATGGTGAAACCCTCATTACTTCATACCATGAAAAAAAAGCAGCGGAATGGAGCAAGACACTGATCGAAGAAGGAGTTTCTATCTTTGAAATGAATCGTAAAGTTCTTGTCCTTGAGGAACTATTTTTACAGCTGACAGGTGGTGAGAGCCATGATTAA
- a CDS encoding SGNH/GDSL hydrolase family protein produces the protein MKNTAVRITTIIAVLLSFLWLFGFAWTIQDSSFGQAEGIEENQSASELEQKENLDLTVLALGDSLTRGTGDETGEGYVGLVTKQLKEELDNVFVQNLGINGQTSTQLLQQLSEKNVVDQIQQADVILMTIGGNDLFQGGDTLVDLNVEKIKGLQDQYIQNLEQIFSTIRTHNEQATIFILGLYNPFIELDSTKVTNDVVRGWNYATEALTGKFENIVFVPTFDLFQLSVNDYLYTDYFHPNQAGYELIGERLAPLITWEKEVESNE, from the coding sequence TTGAAAAATACGGCCGTGCGAATTACAACCATCATCGCAGTTTTGCTCTCTTTTTTGTGGCTGTTTGGATTTGCTTGGACGATTCAGGACTCCAGTTTTGGACAGGCTGAAGGGATTGAAGAAAATCAGTCGGCATCTGAATTGGAGCAAAAGGAAAATTTAGATTTAACAGTCTTGGCTCTAGGAGATTCCTTGACAAGAGGTACTGGGGATGAAACAGGAGAAGGTTATGTTGGTCTTGTAACTAAGCAATTAAAAGAGGAACTAGACAATGTGTTCGTCCAAAACCTGGGCATTAACGGCCAAACATCCACCCAATTACTCCAGCAACTAAGTGAAAAAAATGTCGTAGATCAAATACAACAAGCAGATGTTATTTTAATGACAATTGGAGGTAATGACCTTTTCCAAGGCGGAGACACTCTTGTCGATTTAAACGTTGAAAAAATTAAAGGGCTGCAGGATCAATATATACAAAACCTCGAACAAATTTTCTCAACGATTCGGACTCATAATGAACAAGCAACGATTTTTATACTTGGTCTTTATAATCCATTTATTGAGCTGGATTCAACAAAAGTTACGAACGATGTCGTCCGTGGATGGAATTATGCGACAGAAGCTCTGACTGGAAAGTTTGAAAACATCGTGTTTGTTCCAACCTTTGATTTATTTCAGTTGTCGGTGAACGACTATTTATATACGGATTATTTCCATCCAAACCAAGCCGGGTATGAACTAATTGGCGAAAGATTAGCCCCGCTAATTACTTGGGAAAAGGAAGTCGAAAGCAATGAATGA
- the ilvD gene encoding dihydroxy-acid dehydratase → MRLTELRSSMITQGVDRAPHRSLLRAAGVKEEDFGKPFIAVCNSYIDIVPGHVHLQEFGKIVKEAIREAGGVPFEFNTIGVDDGIAMGHIGMRYSLPSREIIADSIETVVSAHWFDGMVCIPNCDKITPGMMMAALRVNIPTIFVSGGPMMAGTDAAGNALDLTSVFEGVGAYQAGNISAERLQEIEQVACPTCGSCSGMFTANSMNCLAEGLGLALPGNGTILAVAPERREFVKKSAKQLMELIKKDIKPRDIVTIDAIDNAFALDMAMGGSTNTVLHTLALANEAEIDYPIERINEVAERVPHLAKIAPASDYHIEDVHRAGGVSAIINEVLKKPGAMHGDCLTVSGKTLRENVEGAEIQDTDVIRPLDNPHDERGGLAVLFGNLAPQGSIIKVGAVDESVGGYHRGPAICFDSQEDALSGIITGKVEEGHVVVIRYEGPKGGPGMPEMLAPTSQIVGRGLGAKVGLITDGRFSGASRGISIGHISPEAAEGGPIAFVQDGDIIELDMNNRKITLEVSDEEMEKRKANWKGFEPKVKKGYLARYSKLVTNASSGGVMKI, encoded by the coding sequence ATTAGATTGACAGAATTACGTAGTAGTATGATCACCCAAGGTGTCGATCGTGCGCCGCATCGTAGTTTGCTTCGAGCAGCCGGCGTTAAAGAGGAGGATTTCGGTAAACCGTTTATCGCGGTTTGTAACTCATATATTGATATTGTTCCAGGACACGTTCACCTACAAGAATTTGGAAAAATCGTGAAAGAAGCAATCCGTGAAGCGGGTGGCGTACCTTTCGAATTTAATACAATTGGTGTAGATGATGGAATTGCAATGGGCCATATCGGTATGCGCTACTCATTACCAAGCCGTGAAATTATTGCTGATTCAATTGAAACAGTTGTTTCAGCACACTGGTTTGATGGAATGGTATGTATTCCAAACTGTGACAAAATTACACCTGGAATGATGATGGCGGCCCTTCGTGTGAATATTCCTACAATATTTGTCAGCGGTGGCCCAATGATGGCTGGTACTGATGCTGCAGGTAACGCACTTGACTTAACTTCCGTTTTTGAAGGCGTGGGAGCCTATCAAGCTGGTAACATTTCAGCTGAAAGATTACAAGAAATCGAACAAGTTGCCTGCCCAACATGTGGATCATGTTCTGGTATGTTTACAGCAAACTCTATGAACTGTTTAGCAGAGGGATTAGGACTAGCACTACCAGGCAACGGTACGATTCTAGCAGTTGCACCAGAGCGTCGTGAATTTGTGAAAAAATCAGCAAAACAATTGATGGAGCTTATTAAAAAAGATATTAAGCCTCGTGATATCGTAACAATTGATGCAATCGATAATGCATTTGCATTGGACATGGCTATGGGTGGTTCAACAAACACGGTTCTTCACACTCTTGCATTAGCAAATGAAGCTGAAATTGATTACCCGATCGAACGTATCAATGAAGTAGCAGAACGCGTACCACATCTTGCAAAAATCGCTCCTGCTTCAGACTATCACATTGAAGATGTTCATAGAGCCGGTGGCGTAAGTGCGATCATTAATGAGGTATTGAAAAAGCCAGGTGCTATGCATGGAGACTGCTTAACTGTATCAGGTAAAACATTACGCGAAAATGTTGAAGGCGCTGAAATTCAGGACACAGATGTCATCCGTCCATTAGATAATCCACACGATGAGCGTGGAGGACTAGCTGTATTATTTGGAAATCTCGCTCCTCAAGGTTCAATTATTAAAGTCGGTGCCGTTGATGAATCAGTTGGTGGTTACCACAGAGGACCAGCAATCTGCTTTGATTCTCAAGAAGATGCTCTTTCTGGAATTATCACTGGTAAAGTTGAAGAAGGACATGTTGTCGTTATCCGTTATGAAGGTCCTAAAGGCGGTCCGGGAATGCCAGAAATGCTTGCTCCAACTTCACAAATTGTTGGTCGTGGCTTAGGTGCTAAAGTTGGATTAATTACAGATGGTCGTTTCTCAGGTGCCTCTCGCGGAATTTCAATTGGCCATATCTCTCCTGAAGCGGCTGAAGGCGGTCCAATCGCATTCGTTCAAGACGGTGATATCATTGAATTAGATATGAACAACCGTAAGATTACCCTTGAAGTTTCTGATGAAGAAATGGAAAAACGTAAGGCAAATTGGAAAGGCTTTGAACCGAAAGTGAAAAAAGGTTACTTAGCTCGTTATTCTAAACTTGTAACGAATGCAAGTTCAGGCGGAGTAATGAAAATCTAA
- a CDS encoding DNA-3-methyladenine glycosylase, with protein sequence MKPLPLNFYQKSTLELAKSLLGCLLVKETDEGTAAGYIVETEAYMGPEDRAAHSFGNRRTKRTEIMFHEPGLVYTYQMHTHTLVNVVSGAIEKPEAVLIRAIEPKVGIDLMQRRRNLPNLINLTNGPGKLSKALGITMEDYGHSFITPPLYIASGIIPADISTSPRIGIENTGEAKDYPWRFFIEGNPYVSRTRKKQSF encoded by the coding sequence ATGAAACCATTACCACTTAACTTTTATCAAAAGTCAACATTGGAACTGGCTAAAAGTCTATTAGGTTGTCTTCTTGTTAAAGAAACAGATGAAGGTACTGCTGCAGGTTATATAGTTGAAACTGAGGCCTATATGGGACCGGAGGATCGGGCAGCCCATAGTTTTGGGAACCGGAGGACGAAACGAACGGAAATTATGTTTCATGAGCCTGGTCTTGTCTATACATACCAAATGCATACCCATACATTAGTCAACGTAGTCAGCGGTGCAATTGAAAAGCCGGAAGCGGTCCTCATTAGAGCAATTGAACCAAAAGTTGGAATTGATTTAATGCAAAGAAGGCGTAATTTACCCAATCTAATAAATTTAACGAACGGTCCTGGAAAACTTTCAAAAGCCCTTGGTATTACAATGGAAGATTACGGACATTCATTCATAACTCCGCCGCTTTATATTGCTTCTGGAATCATTCCAGCAGATATTTCTACAAGCCCTAGAATAGGCATTGAAAATACTGGTGAAGCCAAAGATTACCCATGGCGTTTTTTCATTGAAGGGAATCCCTATGTTTCCCGTACCCGGAAAAAACAAAGCTTTTAG
- a CDS encoding efflux RND transporter permease subunit: MSFFTKWAFSNKAAVSLMTILILVIGVVSYFRLPMEFLPSADNPQVTIISMGQGTDSKTMENEVTEPIERAVAGIDGKTSVISTTGDGFSKVDLFFEAGSDMKQAKLDVQEALNSTNLPQYISKPIVSQLNTSMIPIANIAVTFSDGLTTENIEFMQETIKPLYDDIKGVANVDIYGATDSVVSVKINNDELAEKQVPLQTIMSVLQGQNTALAIGEKVIDGKTSNIKVIGDLSSIDALKSLTIAPDVKLGDIASVEETSDANFISRFNGKEGLDISITKDSNSNAVDVSKEVERLTDEINEKYDLQESTIYVSSADLVENSVHTMIKEVLLGAFFATIVIMLFLRNIRSTFITIISIPLSLCLTLFLLSLSGVTLNILTLGGVAVAVGRLVDDSIVVIENIFRKMQKEKLSVGMIIDATKQVGVAITASTLTTVAVFLPMSLLNGGLQEFLLPFALTVTYSLLASLLVALTVVPLMSAGLLKNTKLGEPKPAVRFPKMVTWSLNHKWIVFTISILLFAGSIVTYFAIPKGAVDNSSADYVVATLSYPNETPIETVKENAIELEASISDMDEVKDLFMQVGSPSEAAQYGWVGSPTEASFSILLSNKKDTDKVIEEIEKKKDQYSDATLEVTAASFMMGGSSTNITIDVIGDDLAKLEEVAGTIKEKVVEIDGVEKVTTNQDEKKTVYSLVVDPTKGNTEQVAGQLAVMLNKTPIGTVNLNDRQTPVILEPVLDTKTPEDIKNIPVMTDTGMVPVSQVATLESESRSTTQFHKDGEPYLQVTASVDPVKLSEITTKVNAAIFGDQANNKGIDIPKDIEVAIGGASTQQAEDFTDLFLIMLVSIGVVFLIMVITFKSIRAPIAIICSLPLAAIGAILGIVISRISVDITALLGALMLIGIVVTNAIVLLDRVRQNEQKMIIRDAIVEAAATRLRPILMTAIATICAMLPLLLKQTETGSLVSQSLAIVVIGGLAMATMLTLIVIPCVYELLYFRKSKKQRMAANIENEITM, translated from the coding sequence ATGTCATTTTTTACAAAATGGGCTTTTAGTAATAAAGCCGCAGTTTCATTAATGACGATTCTAATTTTAGTTATTGGTGTTGTCAGCTATTTTAGACTCCCGATGGAATTTTTGCCTAGTGCTGATAACCCTCAGGTTACGATTATTTCCATGGGACAAGGCACAGACTCAAAGACAATGGAAAATGAAGTTACCGAACCTATTGAAAGGGCTGTTGCAGGGATTGACGGAAAAACATCTGTTATTTCTACAACAGGTGATGGTTTTTCAAAGGTGGATTTATTCTTTGAAGCCGGCTCTGATATGAAACAAGCAAAATTAGACGTACAAGAAGCTCTAAATTCTACCAACCTGCCGCAATACATATCCAAACCGATCGTTTCTCAACTTAATACTTCTATGATTCCGATCGCAAACATTGCGGTCACTTTCTCCGATGGATTAACAACCGAAAATATAGAATTTATGCAAGAAACAATTAAGCCTTTATATGATGATATCAAGGGGGTAGCAAACGTTGATATATACGGGGCTACAGATTCTGTTGTTTCTGTAAAAATTAATAATGATGAATTAGCAGAAAAACAAGTTCCTCTTCAAACTATTATGAGTGTATTACAAGGACAAAATACTGCCTTAGCTATTGGCGAAAAAGTGATTGATGGAAAAACAAGTAATATCAAAGTGATTGGGGACTTATCTAGCATTGATGCTTTAAAGAGTCTTACGATTGCCCCTGATGTGAAACTTGGAGATATTGCATCTGTCGAAGAAACAAGTGATGCTAATTTCATTAGCCGTTTTAATGGAAAAGAAGGTTTAGATATCAGCATTACGAAGGACAGTAATTCAAATGCTGTAGACGTGAGTAAAGAAGTAGAACGGCTAACTGATGAAATCAACGAGAAATACGATCTACAAGAATCAACTATTTATGTTTCCTCTGCCGATCTAGTAGAGAATTCAGTCCACACCATGATTAAAGAAGTGCTTCTTGGCGCCTTTTTCGCAACCATTGTCATTATGCTGTTTTTACGAAATATACGGTCTACCTTTATTACCATTATTTCTATACCACTTTCACTTTGCTTAACATTATTCTTATTATCGCTGTCTGGAGTCACTTTGAACATTTTAACACTAGGTGGAGTAGCCGTAGCTGTCGGTCGTCTTGTTGATGATTCAATCGTTGTTATTGAAAACATCTTCCGTAAAATGCAAAAAGAGAAGCTTTCAGTAGGAATGATCATTGATGCCACAAAACAAGTCGGTGTAGCGATTACAGCCTCCACTTTAACAACGGTTGCCGTCTTTTTACCAATGAGTTTATTAAATGGTGGCTTACAGGAATTTCTTTTACCATTTGCTTTAACAGTTACTTACTCATTGCTTGCATCTTTACTTGTTGCTCTAACTGTTGTTCCACTAATGAGTGCAGGGTTACTGAAAAACACAAAACTGGGCGAACCTAAACCAGCGGTCCGTTTTCCTAAAATGGTGACTTGGTCTTTAAACCATAAATGGATTGTATTCACGATTTCGATTTTACTTTTTGCTGGATCGATTGTAACCTACTTCGCAATTCCAAAGGGTGCAGTTGACAATTCTTCCGCTGACTATGTGGTAGCTACACTAAGTTATCCAAACGAAACACCTATTGAAACCGTAAAAGAAAATGCAATCGAACTTGAAGCTTCTATTAGCGATATGGATGAGGTGAAAGATCTCTTCATGCAGGTTGGTTCTCCTTCAGAAGCTGCGCAATACGGGTGGGTTGGATCGCCGACAGAAGCAAGCTTCAGTATTTTACTAAGTAACAAAAAGGATACAGATAAGGTCATTGAAGAAATCGAGAAGAAAAAAGATCAATATTCTGATGCTACATTAGAAGTAACAGCTGCTTCGTTCATGATGGGTGGTTCAAGTACGAACATTACGATTGACGTTATTGGTGATGATCTTGCTAAACTTGAAGAAGTAGCGGGTACAATTAAAGAAAAGGTTGTAGAGATTGATGGTGTTGAAAAGGTTACGACAAACCAGGATGAAAAGAAAACCGTCTATTCTTTAGTAGTTGATCCGACAAAAGGAAATACTGAACAAGTGGCTGGACAGTTAGCTGTTATGTTAAATAAAACCCCAATTGGTACCGTCAACCTGAATGACCGACAAACACCAGTTATCTTAGAACCAGTACTAGATACAAAAACACCGGAGGATATTAAAAATATTCCTGTAATGACCGATACGGGAATGGTTCCTGTTTCACAGGTTGCCACACTTGAGAGCGAAAGCCGTTCTACAACCCAATTTCATAAAGATGGAGAACCTTATCTTCAGGTAACGGCATCCGTTGATCCTGTAAAGCTTTCCGAAATAACTACGAAGGTAAATGCAGCTATATTTGGTGATCAGGCTAATAATAAAGGGATCGATATTCCCAAAGATATTGAAGTAGCGATCGGAGGAGCAAGCACCCAACAGGCTGAAGATTTTACCGACTTATTCTTAATCATGCTCGTCTCGATTGGGGTTGTCTTTTTAATCATGGTCATTACATTCAAATCCATAAGAGCACCCATTGCAATTATTTGCTCCCTCCCACTCGCAGCAATCGGAGCGATCTTAGGAATTGTAATTAGCAGAATTTCAGTCGATATTACAGCCCTGCTAGGTGCATTAATGCTAATCGGTATTGTTGTTACTAATGCAATTGTTTTATTAGACCGCGTCAGACAGAATGAACAAAAAATGATTATTCGTGATGCGATTGTTGAGGCAGCAGCGACAAGATTAAGGCCAATCCTTATGACAGCTATTGCAACCATATGTGCAATGCTCCCGCTTTTACTTAAACAAACAGAAACCGGTAGCCTCGTCTCACAAAGTCTAGCGATCGTTGTCATTGGTGGTTTGGCAATGGCAACAATGTTAACCTTAATTGTTATTCCTTGTGTTTATGAACTGCTGTATTTCAGGAAGTCGAAAAAGCAACGAATGGCTGCAAATATTGAAAATGAAATTACGATGTAG
- a CDS encoding TIGR00266 family protein — translation MNNHEIDYKIHGDDMQFVEVELDPGETVIAEAGGLMMMEDGIKMETVFGDGSNASGGFMGKLISAGKRVVTGESLFMTTFTNEDHSSKKHVSFASPYPGKIIPMDLSELDGKIICQKDAFLAAAKGVSVGIEFQRKVGVGFFGGEGFIMQKLEGDGLSFVHAGGTIIKKDLSPGEVLRVDTGCLVAMTSDVNYNIEMVKGIKTALFGGEGLFFATLRGPGSVWVQSLPFSRLASRVFAAAPQGGGSSKGEGGIGGFFNMFSND, via the coding sequence ATGAATAATCATGAAATTGATTACAAGATTCATGGAGACGACATGCAGTTTGTTGAAGTGGAATTAGATCCAGGCGAGACCGTCATTGCAGAGGCTGGCGGGTTGATGATGATGGAAGACGGTATTAAAATGGAAACGGTCTTTGGGGATGGCTCCAATGCTAGTGGCGGATTTATGGGTAAGCTTATTAGCGCCGGGAAAAGAGTGGTTACAGGTGAAAGTCTGTTTATGACGACTTTTACAAATGAAGACCACAGTAGCAAAAAGCACGTATCCTTTGCCTCACCATACCCAGGAAAAATCATCCCGATGGATTTAAGTGAGCTCGATGGGAAAATTATTTGTCAGAAAGATGCATTTCTTGCAGCAGCCAAGGGAGTATCGGTTGGAATTGAGTTTCAACGAAAAGTTGGAGTGGGTTTCTTTGGTGGTGAGGGCTTTATTATGCAAAAGCTTGAAGGGGACGGTCTATCCTTTGTTCATGCAGGCGGAACAATTATTAAAAAAGACCTTTCACCAGGAGAAGTTCTTCGTGTAGATACGGGATGCTTAGTTGCAATGACAAGTGACGTAAACTATAATATCGAAATGGTTAAAGGGATTAAAACTGCTTTATTTGGTGGAGAAGGGCTGTTTTTTGCGACACTCCGCGGCCCGGGTTCCGTTTGGGTTCAATCGCTGCCATTTAGCCGATTAGCAAGCCGTGTGTTTGCTGCTGCTCCACAAGGGGGAGGGTCCTCAAAAGGTGAGGGCGGGATCGGTGGTTTCTTTAATATGTTTAGTAATGATTGA
- a CDS encoding metalloregulator ArsR/SmtB family transcription factor, producing MNLELQQFKAEFFKALAHPLRIKILEVLTQGEFGVNEIQNAIGSEGSTVSQQLMVLRNKNIVVGTKNGNRVIYSLRDPLIIDLLAVAKQIFNNHLIDTIEILDKFQDDEDDVKETTDELS from the coding sequence ATGAATCTGGAATTGCAACAATTTAAAGCAGAATTTTTCAAAGCTCTTGCCCATCCACTGAGAATTAAAATATTAGAAGTACTGACACAAGGTGAATTTGGTGTTAATGAAATTCAAAATGCAATAGGCAGTGAAGGGTCTACTGTTTCTCAACAATTAATGGTATTAAGAAATAAAAATATTGTTGTTGGTACTAAAAATGGAAATCGTGTCATTTATTCTTTACGTGATCCATTAATTATTGATTTGCTTGCTGTTGCGAAACAGATATTTAACAACCATCTTATCGACACCATTGAAATACTAGATAAGTTCCAAGATGATGAAGATGATGTGAAAGAAACAACAGATGAATTGTCTTAA
- the sulP gene encoding sulfate permease: MFGKLLIDERFQHYNWKSLQKDLISGIIVGIIAIPLGMAFAIASGVKPEYGIYTTIIAGILISLFGGSKFQIGGPTGAFIPILFGIVITYGYENLLIAGFMAGVILILMGIFKLGSLIKYIPRPVTIGFTTGIAVTIFTGQITNFLGLTGIEQKEYFHENMAEIFVHLNTVNLYSIITAVICLVTILLTPKLFPKVPGPLIGLLISTFVAAILYPGEVATIGTAYGEIPNSLPQISFPEVDLATIGKLLGPAFVIALLGGIESLLSAVVADGMSNSRHNSNKELIGQGIANVITPLFGGIPATGAIARTATNIKSGAVSPLSGVIHGIVVLIVLMVFAPYASHIPLASLAPVLMIVAWNMSERYVFSYILKTKTSDSLVLVVTFLLTVLVDLTTAVQVGLLLAVVLFTKRMVDSQVVERALPNLNTVNQKIETQMVADGHDCPQITIYNIEGPLFFGVAQSFQQTVMNTINHQPKVLLLRMGKVPFIDITGEAHLASIVKNFSKHGTVLISGLNEQPKEMLKKTGLYDIIGEEKFFQNTGHAIQYSLNLLDTTKCKSCKHFAFSECKDLSSTKELVLEGKKGYTSISQY, translated from the coding sequence ATGTTTGGAAAACTTCTTATCGATGAAAGGTTTCAACATTACAATTGGAAGTCTTTGCAAAAGGACCTCATTTCAGGTATTATTGTTGGAATTATTGCAATCCCTTTAGGCATGGCTTTTGCGATCGCATCTGGAGTGAAACCTGAGTATGGTATTTATACAACAATCATTGCAGGGATTCTCATATCACTTTTTGGTGGTTCCAAGTTCCAAATTGGTGGGCCAACTGGTGCGTTCATTCCGATCCTTTTCGGCATTGTCATTACCTATGGTTATGAAAACCTGCTAATTGCCGGATTCATGGCCGGAGTTATCCTAATCTTAATGGGAATATTCAAACTCGGATCACTCATTAAATATATTCCCCGCCCTGTAACAATAGGGTTTACAACTGGTATTGCCGTAACAATTTTTACTGGACAAATTACCAATTTCCTAGGCCTTACAGGAATTGAGCAAAAGGAATACTTCCATGAAAATATGGCGGAAATCTTTGTACATTTAAATACAGTTAATTTATACAGCATCATTACAGCCGTCATCTGCTTAGTTACCATTTTACTTACACCAAAACTATTCCCTAAGGTACCTGGACCCTTAATTGGCTTGTTGATCTCGACTTTTGTTGCAGCCATTCTCTATCCTGGTGAAGTTGCGACAATTGGTACTGCTTATGGTGAAATTCCAAACTCATTGCCGCAGATTTCATTTCCTGAGGTTGATTTAGCAACAATCGGTAAACTCCTTGGACCAGCTTTTGTGATAGCCCTATTAGGTGGTATAGAATCTTTACTGTCTGCGGTTGTAGCGGATGGAATGTCAAATAGCCGCCATAATAGTAATAAAGAACTTATCGGTCAAGGGATCGCCAATGTAATTACACCACTGTTTGGTGGAATTCCAGCTACTGGAGCCATCGCAAGAACTGCTACAAATATTAAAAGCGGAGCCGTTTCACCTTTATCAGGGGTGATTCATGGGATCGTTGTTTTAATTGTACTAATGGTATTTGCACCATACGCCTCCCATATTCCACTGGCAAGTCTAGCTCCTGTTCTAATGATTGTTGCCTGGAATATGAGCGAGAGATATGTGTTTTCATATATTTTAAAAACAAAAACATCTGATTCACTCGTATTAGTTGTCACATTTCTATTGACCGTTCTTGTTGATTTAACTACCGCTGTACAAGTAGGCCTGCTGCTCGCTGTGGTTCTTTTCACAAAAAGAATGGTGGATTCACAAGTCGTGGAAAGAGCGTTGCCTAACTTAAATACAGTCAATCAAAAGATTGAAACACAAATGGTTGCCGATGGGCATGACTGCCCACAAATCACCATATATAATATTGAGGGACCTTTATTCTTTGGGGTAGCGCAATCGTTTCAACAAACGGTCATGAATACAATCAATCATCAGCCAAAGGTTCTTCTATTACGAATGGGAAAAGTACCATTTATTGATATTACCGGAGAGGCTCATTTAGCCAGTATCGTTAAAAACTTTTCAAAACACGGAACGGTCCTGATATCGGGCTTAAATGAACAACCAAAAGAGATGTTAAAGAAAACTGGTTTATATGATATCATAGGTGAAGAGAAATTTTTCCAAAATACTGGTCATGCTATTCAATACTCCCTCAACCTACTGGATACAACCAAATGTAAAAGCTGCAAACACTTTGCTTTTAGTGAGTGTAAAGATCTTTCTAGCACGAAAGAATTGGTACTTGAAGGTAAAAAGGGATATACTTCAATTAGTCAATATTAG